The sequence TCGCCAGCGAAGAAGAGGGTCAAGGCGTGATGTTCGCATGTCCTGAATATAGATGCTCAGATTTCTGAGGGTCCGCTGTCATGGAAATATCGATACTCAGAAAGCTGATCATCAAAGCCGTCGGATGCATATAACGCGCATGCGAGGGAGTTAAATTTATTTGATACCCATAATATTGGATATCTGTACTATCTGCGTGGGGGTACCCCCACGCGCGGGCGCGTATGAGGGCTTCGGGAAAAAATAAATTTGGAATTACCCCGGCTACTACGGCACGTATAGCTGAAGTAGCTAGAGCAGTCGGTTAGACCTCCCGCCTCTTAGTGAGGTTGTTTTTGACGCCCGCCCGCATCATTGAAGTTCGATATACGCATTCCGTTGCAAATCGTGTGCAAGATAATTTTTGTTCAAGTTTGTGCAGGATGTGGAAATAATGCTAATGACGGTTTGCGGAAACTTCATTACCTTGATAAGGGGATTAATGAGATTTGACACATCGCCATTGTTAACGCCCCCATGTAAGCCTAGATACACCCTGCTCTCGGCATTAGGATGTTCGCCAACCCCTGAATAGTGGGGTTTCCCGCGTCGTAGAAGCGCGTTAAGAACCTGTCTTAGGGGAAGGGTACCGGAAAATGAATACGAGGTCTTTTTTGTACTTTTAAATGCCCCCCCCAATAAAACAACTATAGAATTTCCATAAGTATTGAAGGCGGTACACCAAACTGGTACACTTGGCTTAAGGTTGAAGCTAGAAACAGCGCAGAAATCAGCCGTTTTTTGATGGACGTAGGCTTATCCCACCCCATCCGCCATTTTCCTATTCATAGACGAACTTTACCATTCATAAATATATTACAAACTCGTTGTTATTGTTGTGGTGGTGCGCAGATCATACTGTTCGCAACTCACCGCTGGCGTTCGCCTAAAGTATCACAAACGACTAACGGGTCCCTTTCGGGACACCTCCCCTGCTCGAAAGGCAGGACGGGTCTGTTACGGGTACCGGGTTCCTATCGTTTTCCTCCACGGTTAAGCTCAAAGCATAATGCTGATAATAAACCAATTTAATGTCCGCTTTACACCCTAGCAGCGGACGTTTGCGATAGACGTTGAAATAGTCTGTTATTAGCGTGCCGGCGGGATAAGTCGTTCAAGGCATTATAACTAGCCTTTCAAAGGCCTACCTATTTCACCCTGTATGTGATTTTCGTTAATGTAGATAACAAAAAATTATGTCAAGATTATCTCCTGAAAAATGACGTTTGTTAATGGGGGTTATACAGTCCGTGTGTAGCCAACAGCGGACAATTCTCAATTGATCACGATCTACATAAAGGCGTAGTTGTGTTATTATTTTTGAAAACGTTGATCCGATCGAGGTGCAAAAAAAGCAAAATGAAACTCAAGAATACACACACCTTAATAATTCTTTGTGCTGCCTTTATGATTTTTGTCGGAGGCAGTATCCCATCTGCAGCGCAAGTCGAGCGAAAGGTTGACAAGATAACGCTTCTCGCTGCTGAGATCCCCGGCGGTTTGGTGAAAATTGAAGGCACCAGAGGTGTTGGTGTGTATCCTGATCTTTTTTATGAAGCTGCCGCCATTTCCAATACAAGCATCACATTTCGATTTGTTCCGTGGGGTAGAGCTTTTCGTGAAGTGGAACAGTCAGAACACCTCTTAACGTTCCCGCTAACGCGGTTACCGGAGCGTGAAGCTCGTTATAAATGGTTAGTGCCATTAGACACCGATGAGATTGTATTCTTGTCCCGTGACACACCAATTAATTCCTTATCTCAGGCCAAAAAGCTAAAACGGATATTGGTTTGGGAAGGCTCTAGCATGGAAATATTTTTACGTAGCAAAGGATTTTCGAATCTATTGGCGGTCGGCAAAACAGAATCATTAATCCGAATGTTAGCTCACGGACGTGCCGACGCGTGGTTTACGGTACGTCCGGAAAAAATGGAATCCTTTTCAGCCAACGGCAGCATAGTGAAGATAGTTTCTGGAGATGTTATAAACAGCGAGTCCGTTTGGCTGGTGGGTGGAAAATCCTTCATTCATTCCGAAGAGTCTAGGCGTTTTTCTCAAGTTGTCCGAAATTTAGTGAACAAGGGCAGATTGAAAGAACTCAAGCAGAAGTATAAAATTCTACCGAAGTAATTCAAAGACTCTGATTTTGAATATGTCCGGTTTGGGTCAAAAGCAAAGGTAAACGGTACGCAAAATGATGTCCGCTTACTGCCGAATAGCGGACAACCCCATTCGCCATTTTTCTTATTTATCGCGCTCGTAAATTAAGGCGCCGCCTGAATAGACGCAGCGAACCGCGCGGTCGTCGGCCATGATCATCTGTGCGAACAGTACGTCCCAAATATCGCGGGCGTGGCTCATGCGTTCGCTGATAAGGGGGCGGGATTTCAGGTCTATGATCTGGATATCCGCCTCGTAGCCCGCTGCCAGATTTCCTATCACACCGTCCAGTTGCAACAATTTTGCACTGCCCATGGTGGCCAGGTAAAAGGCTTTTGCCGGGTGCAGGCTGTAGCCTTGCAGTTGGGCGATTTCATAGGCCGACTTCATGGTATCGAACATTGAAAAAGACGTACCACCGCCGATATCCGTGGCCAGCCCGACCGCAATCGGTTGCGGGTTATCACGTAAATCGGCCATCTTGAACAAACCCGAACCAATAAAAGTATTAGATGTGGGACAGTGAGAAATGCCGGCCCCCGATTGCCTGAAACTGTCAATTTCGCGCTCGGTTAAATGCAGGGCGTGGCCGAAGTTTGCGCCGCTTTTGACCAGGCCAAACGTTTCATAAACATCCAGATAGTCGCGGGCTCCCGGGAACAACTCTTTTACCCAGGCAATTTCATCATGATTTTCGCTGATGTGTGTCTGCATCAGGGTATCCGGATACTTCGCCCACAAGGCACCCGCTGCTTCCAGCTGTTGCGGGCTTGAGGTCGGGGCAAATCGCGGTGTAATGGCGTAGCTGCAACGCCCGGTGCCATGCCACTGCCTGATCAGGTCTTCTGATTGATCATAGGCGAGCTGGGGCGTGTCAAGCAGATGATCAGGGGCGTTGCGATCCATCATCACCTTGCCGGCAACGACCCGCATACCCAGCTTTGTCGCCTTTTCAAACAGGGAGGTCACCGATTGCGGATGCACCGTACAGTAAACCGAAGATGTGGTGATGCCGTTACGCAAGCATTCTTCAAGGAAAAATGTCGCCGCCGCGTCGGCATAGGCCTTGTCGTCAAAGCGGGATTCCACCGGGAAGGTGTAATTGTTCAACCATTCAAGCAACTGCTCGCCATAAGCGGCAATAATTTCGGTTTGCGGGTAATGCACGTGGGCGTCGATGAAGCCCGCCATGATCAGGCAATCGGGATAGTGGTCAACGCTCGCCTGTGGATGACGTTTGAGGATGTCGCCAGCCGCACCGACATCAACAATAACGCCGCCCTCTATCACCACCGCGCCATCTGCTTCATACGAGATGCTTTCATTCGGTTGAACCTGGAAGGGGTCGCCGACAAAGGTCAGCGTCTGCCCCCTGATGGCCTTCTTCTTATGGCTTGCTGATGCTGAATTCATAGGTACAGGTTTTCAAAATAATGCCCCCAATGGATGACGGTCGAGGCGTGTCCATTGGGGGTCATTTAAGGCTTTTCGTGTTTTATCTAGGGTAACTTTCCGGTGACGCCTTCGACATAGAAGTTCATACCCGAAAGCGCACCATCATCAATAACTTCCCCGGCTTTCAGGAAGGCTGTGCCATCCTGTTTGTTAAGCGGGCCGGTGAATGGATGAAAGCTACCGGCAATGATTTCATCCCTGACCTTGTTTGCCTGGGCGACAACATCGGCGGGAACTGCCTTATTCCAGTCAGCCAGCAGAAGCATACCCGATCCGAAACCGCCCCAGACGTCACCGGATTTCCAGGTGCCGTCCATCACTTCCTTGATACGCTTGACATAATACGGCGCCCAATTATTGACAATGGCTGTGAGCTGGGCTTTCGGACCAAAGGTGTGCATGTCGGAAGCCTGACCAACGGCGAAGACGCCTTCTTGCTCAGCTATTTTCATGGCTGCCGGGGAATCCGTATGCTGGAAAAGAATGTCGGCGCCCTGATCGCGCAGGGCTTTGGCGGCATCGGCTTCCTTGCCGGGATCAAACCAGGTGCTGACCCAGACAACCTTCATTTTTACATTCGGATTGACAGACTTTGCACCCAGATAGGTGGCGTTGATACCCATTACCACCTCGGGGATCGGGAACGAGGCGATGTAGCCAATGGTGTTGGATTTGGTCATTTTACCGGCGACGAGACCGGCCACATAGCGGCCTTCATAGAAACGGGCGTTGTAGGTGGCGACATTAGCCGAACGTTTGAAGCCGGTGGAATGTTCAAACTTCACCTTTGGGAAAGCCTTGGCCACTTTAAGGGTCGGGTTCATGTAACCGAACGACGTGGTGAAAATGATTTGATTGCCATTCTGAGCCAGTTGACGGATCACACGTTCAGCGTCTGGACCTTCGGAGACACTTTCAACATATGTTGTCTCGATCTTGTCGCCGAATGCCTTCTCAACGGCTTTCAGGCCCTCATGATGCTGGTACGACCAGCCATGATCGCCAATGGGGCCCACATAAACAAATGCGGCTTTCGTCTTTTCCGCGGCCTGAACGGACATGCCCAGCACCACGCTGGCGCATACGGCAAGTCCTGCCAGGGTTAGAATTTTCTTAAACGTCATAACGTACCTCCTCTGTTTTTTTATTGAAATTAACTGGCTGCATAGAACGGCACCCCAAGTTGTGCCGGGGCGTTCATCTTTCCCTTGCCCTGGTTTCGCGAGATAGCGACGAGAACGGCGATCGTCGCAAGGTAGGGCAACATGGACAGGATTTGCGGATCAATGGCAATACCCATTCCCTGTGAATGAAGTTGCAAAATGGTGATGCCGCCAAACAAATAGGCTCCCATCATGGCGCGAGCCGGATGCCACGTGCCAAAAACGACCAACGCCAGGGCAATCCAGCCCCGACCGGCCGTCATGTTTTCAACCCAAAGCGGGGTTTGAGCGAGCGACAGATAGGCGCCACCGACGCCTGCGCAAGCGCCGCCAAACATCAGTGTCATGTAACGAAAAGCGACAACGTTGTAGCCTATTGAATGGGCCGCGTCATGGTTATCGCCAATGGCCTTGATAATCAGGCCGGTGCGGGTTTTTGCAAAGAACCATGTCGTCACCGCAACCAGAACCATCGAGCCGTAGACCAGAATATCAAACTGAAAGAACATCGCCCCGATAACCGGAATATCGGACAGTAGCGGAATATCTAGACCCGGCAGGTTTGGTACCGACTGGCCGGAGAACCCCTGCCCCAGCAAGGCGCTCAAGCCTAGACCAAACAAGGTCAGGGCCAAACCGGTGGCCACCTGATTGGCCATCAGGGACTGGGTCATAAAGGCAAACAGCAATGCCATCAAGGCGCCGCCGATCATGGCTGCCAGTATCCCCAGGGTGAAGCTCCCGGTTTGCAGGGTGACGGCGAAACCTGACAGCGCGCCAATAACCATCATGCCTTCGACACCAAGATTAAGAACGCCGGATTTTTCGACCACGACTTCGCCAATGGCGGCAAAGATCAGGGGTGTAGCGGCGACGATCACGCCAACGAAGATATTGATGAATAAATCCATAGCTATTTCACCCCCGCTGAAACCGGTTCATTCAGCAACTTGACCCGGTAGTTAATCAGGATATCAACCGCCAGCAGGAAGAACAACAACATGCCCTGAAAGACGCTGGTTGTCGCTTTGGGCAGGCTCATGGAAATTTGCGCCGACTCACCGCCGATATAGGTCAACGCCAGAAGCAAGCCGCCAAGCAGGATGCCAACCGGGTTCAGGCGTCCAAGAAAGGCGACAATGATGGCGGTGAACCCGTAGCCGACGGGAAGCGCCGGAACCAGTTGGCCAACAGGACCGGCAGCTTCAAACAAACCGGCAAGACCAGCAAGGCCGCCCGAAATCATGAAGGTCACCCAGACCAGCCGTTTTTTGGTAAAGCCGGCATAACCAGCGGCTTCTTCGGCTTCCCCTGCGACCCTGATTTGAAAACCCAGAATATGACGCGCCTGAAGCACCCATGCAGCAGCCACAATAACCAGAGCGACAAGAAACCCGGCGTGGGCGCGACCTTGCTCCATAATCAGCGGCAGCACCGCCGAGTCACTGAAAAGGCGGCTCTCGGGAAAATTGAAGCCATCGGGATCACGCATGGGACCATGCACCAGCACATTCAAAACCAGCGTCGCGACATAAACCAGCATCAGGCTGACGAGGATTTCATTGGTGTTGAAGCGGGTTTTAAGGAACGCCGGGATAGCGGCCCACGCCATCCCCCCCAGCATTCCGGCCAAGGCCATCAAAGGCATTACGTAAAACCCGTCCACTTCATAAAAATACAGGGCGACGGCGCTACCGGCGACGGCCCCCATGGTAAACTGACCTTCGGCGCCAATATTCCAGACACCGGCCTTGAACCCCATGGACAGGCCAATGGCAATCAAAATAAGCGGCGTCGCTTTAACAAGAAGCTCTGAAATGCTGTAAATGGTCGTTAGTGGTTCGATGAAAATCAGGGTTATGGCCTGTACCGGGTTTTTACCCATGAAGGAAAACAGGAAAAACCCGGCAATAATGGTCAAAACAACAGCCAGAAACGGCGTCGCATAAACCATGGTTTGCGAGGGTTCGTTGCGCTTTTCAATTCTAAAGGTCAGCATCTGCACCCTCGCTTGCGACTTCAGACTGGCCACCCATTTCCCGGCCGATCTGTTCCGTTGTCAGGTCTTCCACAACAGTCGGTTTCGACAGGCGGCCATCGGCGATCACGGCAATGCTGTCTGCGATGGCAAACAGTTCATCCAGGTCCTGGGAAATCATCAGCACGGCGGTACCGTTTTTGGCCAGCTGAATGATCGCTTCGTGAATTTCCGAAGCCGCCCCGGCATCAACGCCCCAGGTCGGCTGGGAGGCAATGAAGACATCCGGGGTTTGCATGATTTCACGGCCCATGATGAATTTTTGTAAATTACCGCCGGACAAACTCCGCGCTACATGCTCGGTGCCGGCGGTCTTCACCTTGAAGGTCTCGACCACATCTTCAGCCATCTTCCGTGCCGCCGGAATGTTAAGGAACCCTCTTTCACACAGGTTCATGCGGACCCGCGCACTGAGGATGGTGTTTTCAACCAGCGTCATATCGGGAACGGCAGCGTGGCCCAACCGTTCTTCGGGCACGCAACAAAGGCCAATGGCTCGCCGCTCGTCGGGGTCAAGCAATCCGCACGGCGTCTCGTCGATAATGACGGCCTCCGCTCTGTTGCATTTTTTATCACCGATCAGGGCTGACATCAGGCGACGTTGGCCATTACCGGCAACCCCTGCGACCCCGACGATTTCACCCGAACGAACGCTAAAGCTGATATCTTTAAGGGTGATGCTGTGATCGCCAACGCCTACGGACTCGGTGGTCAGATTGCTGACTTTCAAGCGGACCGGGCCATAGTCCTTATCCAGGCGCTTGGGCGGGGTCAGGGTTTCACCGATCATCATTTCAGCAAGGCTTTTTGCGGATTCTTCGCTGGGCGTGCACGTGCCGATGACTTTGCCGCCGCGCAAAATGGTGGCGTGGTGACACAGGTCGCGAATTTCTTCCAGTTTGTGCGATATATAAAGGATCGAACAACCTTCATCGGTCAGTCTGCGCAACACCTTGAACAGGGTTTGCACTTCACCGGGCGTCAACACCGATGTCGGCTCATCCATAATAATCAGTTTCGGGTTTTGCAGCAGACAGCGGACGATTTCGACGCGCTGGCGAATTCCCACGGAAAGATCGCCAATGGTCCGTTTGGGGTCAAGCTCAAGGCCGTAATATTTGGAAATTTCAATAATCCGTTCCGGTAGATCGCCCTTCGCCAATTCCGGCGATATGCCAAGGGCGATATTGTCAGCGACACTGAGAGCTTCAAACAGCGAGAAATGCTGGAACACCATACCGACACCGTGGGCGCGGGCTTCGGCCGGTTTTGACGGGTTGTAATGTTCCCCGTGCATATGCATGACGCCAGAGTCAGATTTCAAAACGCCATAGATCATTTTCACCAGCGTTGACTTGCCAGCGCCATTCTCTCCCAGGAGTGCATGAATTTCCCCGTGGCCAATTTTAAACGACACATCATCGTTGGCGATGACGCCGGGAAAGGCCTTGGTAATACCTTCCAGTTCCAGCAGAATTTCTGAACTCATTCGTTCCCCCCCACTGCGCGTATCTGCTTGAGATTTCGGGGATTCAATTCAGCCAGCCCCGCCTCATAGACATCAACCAATTGCGCTGCAACCGAAATAGCAATCACCGACGGCAGCTTGCTCGACCAGTCGCCCAGACCGACAGGGCAGTGAAACACGTTTAGGGCGGAGTCGGGAACACCATCTTTGCGCAAACGGTTTAAAAATTTTGTTTTTTTGGTTTCAGAACCTATCAGGCCAAGGAAACGGGCATCTTCCCTTTCCAGTACGGTTCGGCAAATATCCAGATCAATTTCGTGAGAATGGGTCATCACAACATGAAAGGCTCCGGCCGGAACGGCGTTTACGTGGTCTGCGGGATTGGGTGAAATGATTTTTTTCACGTCACCCCTGACAACCGTGGGGAAGCGATCCGTATTGATATCAACCCAGGAAATATTAAACGGCGTTCCTTCAAGAACCCTGATCACAGCGCGACCTACATGACCTGCGCCATAAATCACCAGTTCTGCCGCTGGCCGTGCTGCCGGCTCAACAAACCAGACCGCCCGACCATGCTCGTCCTTCAACATCGTCGCCTGTGTCGGCACGGCTTTAATGGCATCAGCCAACAGGGGTGTTTTTCTAATGATATCAAGATGTTGTGTTGTATCGAGAAGAGGTGTTGAGGCATTGATGTCGTGGATCAGCAGGGTGTCCGCCTGCATGTGCAGCCGTTGTTGTTGCAAGGCTTGGCTATGGCTCGCATCAAAATATTCAAGCAGCAACCAAACGACGCCGCCACAGCATTGCCGTAGTTCGGTTCCAAGGACAAAATTTTCCGTTTGCCGGGGCCACAGCCCTTCGTCCCCTGCCCCGTTTTGCATCCACGTGCGGGCTTTTTCCAAAACCAGATATTCCAGCTTGCCACCACCAATACTGCCCGTGAAATCATCAGCGGAAACGATCATGTCGGCGCCGGCCTCACGAGGGGTCGAACCGAGACCGTGGGTGACCGTCACCCGGACGACCTCGTCCCAACGTGCGGTGGTTTCAAGAATATCGTCAAGAACCATTCCCTTAAGCCTCCCCGCGCAAACGGTCTATGGCCAGAAGCAAGCGTTCAGGCGTCGCCGGAGCGTCAAGATCTGCCAACTTGCCTTCATTTCCAGTGGAACCCACGGCGTCGTTCAATGCCATAAGGACGGAAATACCATGCATCAGCGGCGGCTCGCCGACAGCCTTTGACTTGTAGATGGTGTCTTCAACGTTTTCGCCGCGCTCGAACAGGTTGACCCGAAAATCGACGGGGCGGTCGGAGCAAGCGGGGATTTTATAGGTTGACGGGGCGTGGGTTGTCAGTTTGCCGCTTTCGTCCCAGACCAGTTCTTCCATGGTCAGCCAACCTGCCCCCTGGACAAACCCGCCTTCGACCTGGCCAATGTCGAGCACCGGATTTAATGATTTACCGGCGTCGTGCAGAATGTCGGCACGCAAGATACGGTTCTCGCCGGTTAATGTATCGACGATGACTTCCGACACACTGGCCCCGTAGGCGAAATAGTAGAAGGGGCGGCCCTGCGCCTTATCCGCATCCCAACTGATTTTCGGCGTTGTATAAAACCCGGTCGCCGAAAGTTGGACACGCGCGAAGTAAGCCTGCATGACGACATCATCAAAGGCCATTTCCTCCTCACCAATGCGAACACGCCCGGGAAGAAACTGAACGTTTTCAGGTGCCGTTTGATAGCGTTCGGCAAGGAACCCGGTCAAACGATCTTTGATTTTTCTGGCGGCGTTTTGTGCCGCCATCCCATTGATATCAGCACCGGAGGAGGCAGCTGTGGCCGATGTATTTGGAACCTTCGATGTGTTGGTGGCGGTGATCTTAACCCGCTCCACATCGACCTGGAATTCTTCGGCGACGACCTGGGCAATCTTGGTGAACAGCCCCTGCCCCATTTCCGTGCCGCCGTGGTTAAGATGGATCGA comes from Rhodospirillaceae bacterium and encodes:
- a CDS encoding transporter substrate-binding domain-containing protein codes for the protein MKLKNTHTLIILCAAFMIFVGGSIPSAAQVERKVDKITLLAAEIPGGLVKIEGTRGVGVYPDLFYEAAAISNTSITFRFVPWGRAFREVEQSEHLLTFPLTRLPEREARYKWLVPLDTDEIVFLSRDTPINSLSQAKKLKRILVWEGSSMEIFLRSKGFSNLLAVGKTESLIRMLAHGRADAWFTVRPEKMESFSANGSIVKIVSGDVINSESVWLVGGKSFIHSEESRRFSQVVRNLVNKGRLKELKQKYKILPK
- the guaD gene encoding guanine deaminase, whose protein sequence is MNSASASHKKKAIRGQTLTFVGDPFQVQPNESISYEADGAVVIEGGVIVDVGAAGDILKRHPQASVDHYPDCLIMAGFIDAHVHYPQTEIIAAYGEQLLEWLNNYTFPVESRFDDKAYADAAATFFLEECLRNGITTSSVYCTVHPQSVTSLFEKATKLGMRVVAGKVMMDRNAPDHLLDTPQLAYDQSEDLIRQWHGTGRCSYAITPRFAPTSSPQQLEAAGALWAKYPDTLMQTHISENHDEIAWVKELFPGARDYLDVYETFGLVKSGANFGHALHLTEREIDSFRQSGAGISHCPTSNTFIGSGLFKMADLRDNPQPIAVGLATDIGGGTSFSMFDTMKSAYEIAQLQGYSLHPAKAFYLATMGSAKLLQLDGVIGNLAAGYEADIQIIDLKSRPLISERMSHARDIWDVLFAQMIMADDRAVRCVYSGGALIYERDK
- a CDS encoding BMP family ABC transporter substrate-binding protein, which gives rise to MTFKKILTLAGLAVCASVVLGMSVQAAEKTKAAFVYVGPIGDHGWSYQHHEGLKAVEKAFGDKIETTYVESVSEGPDAERVIRQLAQNGNQIIFTTSFGYMNPTLKVAKAFPKVKFEHSTGFKRSANVATYNARFYEGRYVAGLVAGKMTKSNTIGYIASFPIPEVVMGINATYLGAKSVNPNVKMKVVWVSTWFDPGKEADAAKALRDQGADILFQHTDSPAAMKIAEQEGVFAVGQASDMHTFGPKAQLTAIVNNWAPYYVKRIKEVMDGTWKSGDVWGGFGSGMLLLADWNKAVPADVVAQANKVRDEIIAGSFHPFTGPLNKQDGTAFLKAGEVIDDGALSGMNFYVEGVTGKLP
- a CDS encoding ABC transporter permease; translated protein: MDLFINIFVGVIVAATPLIFAAIGEVVVEKSGVLNLGVEGMMVIGALSGFAVTLQTGSFTLGILAAMIGGALMALLFAFMTQSLMANQVATGLALTLFGLGLSALLGQGFSGQSVPNLPGLDIPLLSDIPVIGAMFFQFDILVYGSMVLVAVTTWFFAKTRTGLIIKAIGDNHDAAHSIGYNVVAFRYMTLMFGGACAGVGGAYLSLAQTPLWVENMTAGRGWIALALVVFGTWHPARAMMGAYLFGGITILQLHSQGMGIAIDPQILSMLPYLATIAVLVAISRNQGKGKMNAPAQLGVPFYAAS
- a CDS encoding ABC transporter permease, with the protein product MLTFRIEKRNEPSQTMVYATPFLAVVLTIIAGFFLFSFMGKNPVQAITLIFIEPLTTIYSISELLVKATPLILIAIGLSMGFKAGVWNIGAEGQFTMGAVAGSAVALYFYEVDGFYVMPLMALAGMLGGMAWAAIPAFLKTRFNTNEILVSLMLVYVATLVLNVLVHGPMRDPDGFNFPESRLFSDSAVLPLIMEQGRAHAGFLVALVIVAAAWVLQARHILGFQIRVAGEAEEAAGYAGFTKKRLVWVTFMISGGLAGLAGLFEAAGPVGQLVPALPVGYGFTAIIVAFLGRLNPVGILLGGLLLALTYIGGESAQISMSLPKATTSVFQGMLLFFLLAVDILINYRVKLLNEPVSAGVK
- a CDS encoding ABC transporter ATP-binding protein, with product MSSEILLELEGITKAFPGVIANDDVSFKIGHGEIHALLGENGAGKSTLVKMIYGVLKSDSGVMHMHGEHYNPSKPAEARAHGVGMVFQHFSLFEALSVADNIALGISPELAKGDLPERIIEISKYYGLELDPKRTIGDLSVGIRQRVEIVRCLLQNPKLIIMDEPTSVLTPGEVQTLFKVLRRLTDEGCSILYISHKLEEIRDLCHHATILRGGKVIGTCTPSEESAKSLAEMMIGETLTPPKRLDKDYGPVRLKVSNLTTESVGVGDHSITLKDISFSVRSGEIVGVAGVAGNGQRRLMSALIGDKKCNRAEAVIIDETPCGLLDPDERRAIGLCCVPEERLGHAAVPDMTLVENTILSARVRMNLCERGFLNIPAARKMAEDVVETFKVKTAGTEHVARSLSGGNLQKFIMGREIMQTPDVFIASQPTWGVDAGAASEIHEAIIQLAKNGTAVLMISQDLDELFAIADSIAVIADGRLSKPTVVEDLTTEQIGREMGGQSEVASEGADADL
- the xdhC gene encoding xanthine dehydrogenase accessory protein XdhC produces the protein MVLDDILETTARWDEVVRVTVTHGLGSTPREAGADMIVSADDFTGSIGGGKLEYLVLEKARTWMQNGAGDEGLWPRQTENFVLGTELRQCCGGVVWLLLEYFDASHSQALQQQRLHMQADTLLIHDINASTPLLDTTQHLDIIRKTPLLADAIKAVPTQATMLKDEHGRAVWFVEPAARPAAELVIYGAGHVGRAVIRVLEGTPFNISWVDINTDRFPTVVRGDVKKIISPNPADHVNAVPAGAFHVVMTHSHEIDLDICRTVLEREDARFLGLIGSETKKTKFLNRLRKDGVPDSALNVFHCPVGLGDWSSKLPSVIAISVAAQLVDVYEAGLAELNPRNLKQIRAVGGNE